The following proteins come from a genomic window of Streptomyces liliiviolaceus:
- a CDS encoding SRPBCC family protein, translating to MFRVEETIEVAVPVSAAYNQWTQFKSFPRFMTAVKRVEQVRPALLSWTVGVGPVRREFQAEIVEQEPDSHLTWQSLERHFVHQGEVLFRPTATDGPTTTAGTPDGTTDRTTVVVRIEVDSPGATALLGGLPELVARVVQRELRHFKAYIEGLGAESGAWRGTIHGGRVRPDEPKPHRSRVPHWPVG from the coding sequence ATGTTCAGGGTTGAGGAAACGATCGAGGTCGCGGTCCCGGTGAGTGCCGCGTACAACCAGTGGACGCAGTTCAAGAGCTTTCCCCGGTTCATGACCGCGGTGAAGAGGGTCGAGCAGGTCCGGCCGGCGCTCCTCTCCTGGACGGTCGGGGTCGGACCCGTGCGCCGCGAGTTCCAGGCCGAGATCGTCGAACAGGAACCCGACTCCCATCTGACGTGGCAGAGCCTCGAACGGCACTTCGTCCACCAGGGCGAGGTGTTGTTCCGGCCGACCGCCACGGACGGCCCCACCACGACGGCCGGCACGCCGGACGGCACGACGGACCGTACGACCGTCGTCGTCCGGATCGAGGTCGACTCACCCGGCGCCACCGCCCTGCTCGGCGGCCTCCCCGAGCTGGTCGCCCGTGTCGTCCAGCGGGAGCTGCGGCACTTCAAGGCGTACATCGAGGGGCTCGGCGCGGAGAGCGGGGCCTGGCGGGGCACCATCCACGGCGGACGCGTACGGCCCGACGAGCCCAAGCCGCACCGGAGCCGTGTGCCCCACTGGCCCGTCGGCTGA